GACCACCTGGCTTTCCGTCAGAGCGGAGATGAATTCGCCGACGGCGATGAGTGCCGCGCCGATAAGGAGTATCCCGACCACCATTCCGATATACTCGACGAAGTTGAGCCTGCCAAACGCCGCGATGACTATAGCGAAAAACGCGGTCGTTCCGACGGCGATGGAATATATCGCGAAGGCGGAGAAGAACTTGCCCATGACTATCTGCCCGAGTCCGACGGGGGAGGTGAGCAGCAGCTGATCGGTCTTCTGCTTGCGTTCCTCGCTCAAAAGGCGCATGGTCAGCACCGGAACGAGCAGCACGAGCACGAAGTAGATGAAGCCGAAAAAGTTCGACATACCGCTCGAGACGACTCCGCTTTTCTCGCCGCCCATGATGGAGACGTAAAAGAACACGCCGTAGAAGATCATGAAGAGCGTGAAGAAAACGTAGCCGATGACGGAGGTGAAATAGGTCTTGAACTCACGCTTGAAAATCGTAAGCATCAGAGATCGGCCTCCTCTCTCTTTTTGACGGAGCGCTTCGCCTTTCCGCCCGGCGCTCTGCGGGAGCCTCCGGTGAGGCTTATGAATACGTCCTCGAGCGACGAAGCGACGGGGTGGGTTTCGATAAGCGGAGTGCCGAGCGAAACACAGACGTTGAATATCGCCTTGCGGATATCGGTATCCTTTTCCGCTTCCACGAGGTACTCGAAGGTGCCCTTTTCCTTCTCCGCGACGCGCTTGACGGAGGTGACTCCGGCGATGCCGCGCAGCGCGGCGATGACCTGTCCCTCAGCGCCGTCGATAGTGACGGAGTAGGCGGGCTTGCCGCCGGCGTTGCGGGTGAGGTTTTCGGCGGAGTCGTCGGCGACGAGCCGCCCGCGGTTGATGACGATTATGCGTCCGCATACCGCCTGCACTTCGGGGAGAATGTGCGAGCTGAGTATGACGGTGCGCTGTTTGCCGAGGTCTTTGATGAGGTCGCGTATTTCGATTATCTGCCGCGGGTCGAGCCCGACGGTCGGCTCGTCGAGGATGAGCACCGGCGGATTGCCGATGAGCGCCTGCGCCAGTCCGACGCGCTGCTGATACCCCTTCGAGAGATGCCCGATTATGCGGCCGCGGACGTCGGAGAGCTTCACGACGTCGCATATCTCGGCGACGTGGGACTTCATATCGAGGTCCTTGCATTTCTTGAGCTTGAAGACGAACTTCAAATAAGCGTCCACCGTCATATCGGAGTAGAGCGGCGGATGCTCGGGGAGATACCCGACGAGCTTTTTGACCTCGTTGGGATTCTCGAGTATGTCGAAGCCGCCGACGGAGGCGCTGCCGGAGGACATCGAAAGATACCCCGTCAGAATGTTCATCGTCGTGGTCTTTCCCGCGCCGTTCGGGCCGAGGAAGCCGACGATCTCGCCTTCGTTGACCGTGAACGAGATGTTGTCCACGGCGGCTTTTTTGCCGTATTTCTTTGTCAGATTGGTTACCGTGATCAAGCGGACTTCAGTCCTTTCGGAAGAATGCGGCAAGCCGCTTCTTGAATTATCTTATCGCGTAATGGTGAAATATCCGTTAATACCGGGTGAGAGATCAGCGAAAAAACCCGACGAGGTCGGAGATTTTGATTTCCCGCGTTTCGCCGTCGCTCATGCGCTTGACGCGGCAGACGCCGCTTTCGAGCTCGGAGTCGCCGAGCACGACGGTGTATCCGGCGCGTATCTTGTCGGCGTATTTCATCTGCGCCTTGACGCTTCTGCCGACGGAGTCGTATTCGGCGGCGACGCCCTCGCGGCGCAGCGCGAGCGCGATGCGGAAGGCTTCCTTCTCCGCCTTTTCGCCCATCGAGCCGATGAAGACGCGGCAGCCCTCGGCGGCTTCGGGGAAGAGCCCCTGCTTCTCGAGCAGGAGCATCATGCGCTCCAGCCCCATGCCGAAGCCGAGTCCGCATATCGGGGAGCCGCCCATTTGCGCGGCGAGCCCGTCGTAGCGGCCTCCGCCGCAGACGGTGCCCTGCGCGCCGATGTCGCTTGAAATGAACTCGAAGACGATGCCGTTGTAATAGTCGAGCCCGCGCACGATGCGGGGATTTACGGTGAAGTCTACGCCGCTTTCGGTCAGCAGCGTCTTGACCTGCTCGAAGTGCTCGCGGCAGTCGCCGCAGAGGTAGTCGGTGATCTTCGGCGCGTTCTCAACGTCGCCGTCGCAGTCGGGATCCTTGCAGTCGAGCACGCGGAGCGGGTTGACGTTCAGGCGTTCGCGGCAGAGCTTGCAGAGCTTGTCCTCGCGCTTTTTGAAGTATTCGACGAGCGCTTTTCTGTATTCGGCGCGGCATTCCGGGCAGCCGATGGAGTTGATGAAAAGCGAAACGCCCTTCACGCCGAGGCGGCGGATGCACTCGTCGGCGAGCGTGATTATCTCGCAGTCCGCCTTCGGGGTCGCCGCGCCGAAGAACTCGACGCCGAACTGGTGGAACTCGCGCAGACGGCCGGCCTGCGGCTTCTCATAACGGAAGCAGGGGATGAGGTAATACGCCTTGACGGGCAGAAGTCCCTTGTCGAGGCCGTTTTCGAGCAGGAGGCGCACCGCGCTGGCGGTACCCTCCGGGCGCAGCGTGATGCTTCTGCCGCCCTTGTCCTCGAAGGTATACATCTCCTTCTGAACGATGTCCGTCGTGTCGCCGACGGAGCGGTTGAAAAGCTCGGTGTGCTCGAAGGTGGGGAAGCGTATCTCGGAGAAGCCGAAATCAGCCGCCGTCTTCGCGAGCGTGCTTTCGAGCCATTGATTTTTGAAGCTGTTTTCGGGAAGCAGGTCCTGCGTCCCTCTGGGAGCGGTGGTGATAAGCGCCATCGTGTTTCACCTTTCTTTATGTAAAAGTTATTTTTCTTTTTTCGCGTTCGGCTTGAAAAAGCGCAGTCGGAGCGAGTTGCCGACGACGAAGAGCGAGCTTACGCTCATCGCGGCGGCGGCCCAGACGGGGGAAAGCTCCCAGCCGAGCAGAGAGGAGAATGCTCCGGCGGCGAGCGGTATGCACAGGGCGTTGTAGAAGAGCGCCCAGAAGAAGTTCTGCTTGATGTTGCGGAGTACCGCGCGGCTGAGGCGTATCGCGGTCGGCAGGTCCGCGAGGTCGTCGCGGAGCAGCACTATATCGGAGGAGCGCAGCGCGATATCCGTTCCCGCGCCCATCGAAATGCCTATATCCGCCTTCGCGAGTGCGGGCGCGTCATTGATGCCGTCGCCGGCCATCGCTGTGATTTCTCCGCTTTCGCGCAGGGCGGTCAGCGCCGCCTCCTTGTCCTCCGGCATCAGTCCGGCGCGCACGTCGTCGATTCCCGCTTTCGCGGCGATGACGGCGGCGGTGTTGGGGTTGTCCCCCGTGAGCATAAGCACTTTTATACCTTCGCTCTTCAGCTCCGCCACCGCGTCCGCGGAGGTGGGGCGTATCGAATCGGCGGCGGCGATCAGCGCGGCGAGCGCGCCGTCCGCGGCGAAGTAGATGACCGTCTTGCCTTCGGCTTTCAGCGCCTCCGCTTTTTCGGCGGCGTGGGAAATATCTACTCCGTTTTCCTCCATCAGCGCGGCGTTGCCGGCGAGGCAGCGCGCGCCTTCGACTACGCCGGAAACGCCCCTGCCGGTGAAGCTCTCGAAGTCGGATACCTCCGGCAGCTCGAGCCCTTCGGCGTAAGCGCAGACAGCGGAAGCGATCGGATGCTCCGAAAGCTTCTCGAGCGCGGCGGCCGCGGGGAGCGGGTCGACGTCCGTGAAGGAGACCACGTCCGTGACCTCCGGTCTGCCGCCGGTGACGGTGCCGGTCTTGTCCAGCGCGACGGCGGTTATCTTGCCGGTGCGTTCGAGGATTTCGGCGGAGCCGTAGAGTATCGAGAGCTGCGCGCCTCTGCCGGTGCCGACCATAACGGCGACGGGGGCGGCGAGCCCGAGCGCGCAGGGGCAGGAAATGACGAGCACGGATACCGCGTGAAGCAGCGCGGATTCAAATCCGCCGCCGACGAGCATCCATATCGCGAAGGTGAGCGCGGCGACGCCCATCACCACGGGCACGAAAACGCCGGCGATCTTATCTGCGAGCCGCTGTATCGGCGCCTTTGACGCCGCGGCTTCGGAAACGAGCCTGACTATGCGGGAAAACGACGTGTCCTCGCCGACCTTGTCGGCGCGGAAGCGCAGGTATCCGCCGTGGTTGACGGAGGCGGAGATTATCGCGTCGCCCGCCTGCTTGAATACGTATTCGCTTTCGCCCGTGACCGCCGACTGATCGAGATACGAGCTCCCTTCGACGACCGTTCCGTCGACGGGCGCGGACATCCCCGGCTTCAGCGCTACAACGTCTCCGACGCGCAGTTCGTCCGCGGGTATCTCGGTTTCTGCTCCGTCGCGTACGACGATCGCCGTTTTCGGAGCCATATCCTCGAGCGCGTCGAGCGCGTCGCCGGTGACGCGCTTGGAACGTGCCTCCAGATATTTGCCGAGCGTTATAAGCGTAAGTATCATCGCGGCGGAGTCAAAGTAGAAATGCTCTCCGCCGGTCAGCAGGGAATACAAGCTGTAAAGGAACGACGCTGCGGAACCGACCGCGATAAGCGTGTCCATATTCGGCGCGCCGCGGAAGAGCGACTTGCCGCCGCCGATGAAAAACCTGCGGTTGACGATCATTATGGGAACTGTCAGCGCGAGCTGGACCCACCCGACGACCTTGTGCGTCATGAAGTCGGGCAACTTTACGCCCGCCATGTGCAGTATCATAAGTGCCATCAGCGGAACGAGGAACGCCAGCGAGAGCAGGAAGCACCTGCCGAGCGTTTTCGCCTCGTCGTTTTTCGGGCGCGGCTTGCCGTCCGCCTTTTCGGCTTTGTATCCGGCGGCTTTGACGGCGGCGCGGATATCCTTTTCCGAGAGCGCGTTTTCGTCGTATTCGACGACCATCGATGCGCCGAGCAGGTTGACGTCGGCGGAGGAAACGCCGTCAAGCCGTTTGACCGCGCGTTCTACTGCGGCCTGACATGCCGCGCAGTGCATTCCGGTAACGTTGAATTTTTCGGTCATATGCGTTTGTCCTCCGGGGAAATCGGCCGAAGCCGCAGTTTTTTACACATATATTATAACCGAAAAAACGCAAATTTCAACTGTAATTATGAAAATTCTGCCATTATGCGTACTTCTCGTAAACCGAACGGAGCTCGCCGATCTCTTCGGCGGTCAGCCGTTCCGCCGCGAGCGAGTTGAAGTACGCGCGCTCCTCGTCGCTGACTCCGTCGGACGCCATCGCGATAAGCTCCTCAAGCTCTGCATCCGTTACCTTTGAAGAGAAGAGGGAATAGAGCCGCATTTTTTCGGCGGCGGTCATCTTCGAACAGACGGCGATTATTTGAGAAAACTCCGGCTCATCCGCCGAAACGGCGGCTTTTCCGCCCTCTTCGCGTCTTGCCGAATAGTAGGGGGAAACCGGCCCCTCCGCGAGCGCTTTCGTTGGGAAGATTATCCCGAAAATCAGCGCGAAAAACAGCAGCGCGATGAGAAACACGACGATGAAAAGCGCCGCGTATTTGACGGTTCCGTTTAACCTTTTTGCCATAAAAAACCACACCTTTCGGACTTTATAAAAAATACTATGCGGAAGCGCAAAAGATTAAAACAATCGTTGACGAAACCGATATTATGTAGTATAATATAAAATCAGAAAGGAATGATTAAATGGAACTTCTTAAACTCAAACCCGTTTTCAAGGAAATGATATGGGGCGGCGGCAAGCTCGGAACGATCTACGGCAAGCCCATCCCCTCAGACCGCACCGGCGAAAGCTGGGAGGCCGCCGAGCATAAGAACGGCTGCTCCCTCGTCGACGGCGGCAAATACGACGGAATGAAAATAACCGAGGCTCTTTCCGATATGGACGGAATGGGCTCGCTCAACGCGGGTGCGGAAAAGTTCCCGCTGCTTATAAAGTTCATCGACGCCAACGACAAGCTCTCCGTGCAGGTGCATCCCGACGACGCCTACGCCGCGGAGCTCGAGCAGGGCGAGCTGGGCAAAACGGAGATGTGGTACATACTCGACGCCGCGCCCGGCGCTAAGCTCATCTACGGCTTCGACCGCGACGTTACCCGCGAGGAGTACGCGGAAGCGATAAAGGAAGGCCGCCTCAACGAGCTGCTCAACTTCGTCGACGCGCGCAAGGGCGACGTCTTCTTCATCCCCGCCGGCAGAGTCCACGCGATATGCGACGGCCTGCTCATCGCGGAGATACAGCAGAACTCCGATACGACTTACAGACTTTTCGACTGGAACAGAGTCGACAAAAACGGCAACCCGCGCCAGCTTCACATAGAGAAGGGCGTGAAGGTATCCGACGTTGCCTCCAGCAAGGGGAAGGAGTACACGACTCCGCTTGAATACGCGGCCGGGGACGCGGAGATCTCCGTGCTCGCGATGTGCCGCTACTTCGCCGCCGAACGCGTGAGCGTCAGCGGAAAAGCGAAGTTTGAATGCGGCGGCGGAAGCTTCAACATCTTTACCGTCCTCGAGGGCGAAGGCGGGATCGCCGGCAGCGCCGCGAAGGCGGGCGACAGCTTCATTATGCCGGCGGGCTTCGGCGGATACGCAGTCACCGGCGAAATAACCTACATCAGATCATACGTTCCCGATCTCGCGGAGGAGCGCGCGCGGCTCGAAGCCGCCGGCTTCACCTCGGAACAGATCGACGGAGTCATTAAATAACGGCCGGCTGTCCGGCCGCGAACCCCGCGCAAGCGGGCGAAATGCAGAAAAGTAAAGGAAAGCGTATGAAAAAGCTTGTATCGTTCGTTTTGATATTCGCGTTCGCTGCGGCGCTGATACCGGCGGCGACGGTTTCGGCGTATCATAACTTCGTCGAAACCGCGCGCGTCGATCCGACCTGCACCGAGGACGGCTACGTCGACTACGTCTGCGCCGGCGGCTTCGTCGTCGAGGACCCGCTTATGATCCTGGGCGACATCGTGTTGACCGCGGAGGACCTTTACGCCTATTCCGAGCCGCAGATCCCGAATATGCGCCTGACCTGCACGATAGAGGAGCTCATAAACTACTACCTGACTATCGGCGCGAAGTATCACCTTCGCGGCGACCTTGCGTACCTGCAGGCGATAAAGGAAACCGGCTGGTTCAAGTTCAACCGCCCGCAGAGCTACCTCGCGCCGGACGGCGAAGGCGGCTGGGTGCGCGTATACGAGCCGCGTCCTGAGGGACTTTACGCCGTGCCGACGGATAACAACTTCTGCGGACTCGGCATTACCGGCAAGCTCGGCGACGAAGCCAGCCTCTGCCGTTTCGCGACCGCGGAGCTGGGCGTTACCGCGCATATCCAGCACATTTACGCTTACGCGACCGCCGACGCGCTTCCGGAAGGGGAAGTGATCGTCGATCCGCGCTTCTACTATATGGAGCACGGCAGCAAGCCTTCGTGGAAGGAACTCGGAACGAACGACTGGACGAGCGATCCCGACTACGGCGGTTCGATCGTTACGGCGTACACCAAGGCGCTCACGAAGACCGCGCACGGCGAAGACTGCGGCGAAACCAAGCATGAGATCCTCCCCGCGCTCGGACACGACTGGGGAGAGTGGACGGTGACCGTTCCCGCCGGCGAGGAAACCCCCGGCAGCAAGGAACGCGTCTGCGCGACCTGCGGAGGGAAGGAAACCGTTGAGATCCCGCCGACGACGCAGCATATATGGACCGAATGGCGCATGACCGTTCCGGCGACGTACACTGCCGCCGGCGAAGAAACCCGTGTCTGCCTGCATTGCATGAAGCGCGAAACCCGTGCGGTCGCGGCGCTTCCGCAGGTTAGGTACGGAGATATCGACTGCGACGGCAAGATCACCGTAAACGACGCGTTGGCCGTGCTTCGCAGGGCTGCCGGACTCACAGAGGTGTTCGGGGCGCAATTCGTCCTTTCGGACGTCGATCGAGACTGCAGAGTCACGGTTTCAGACGCTCTTACAGTCCTTCGTGAAGCCGCTAAACTTGACATTGTTCCGCAGATCGGCTATCCGACCGGCAGAGCGGCGACGCTGATAAACGTGAGGAACGAGACCTTCAAGCCTGTTCCGAACGACAGCGACACGAGCTATCCGCAATTCTTCTGGCTGCCGAAGGGAACGACTGATTACATAACCGGCGAATCTATATGCGCGAGCGACAATTCGCTGAGTTATTTCACTCTGCGCGGGGGACACCGCGTATATCAGAAGGATTCGCAAGTAAAGAACGGCGTCAGCATCCTCACGAACGAGCTTCTCGCCGCCGAGTTGAAATCCGACGGCAGATTCACATATTTCACGGTCGGGGCGACTCAGAAGACCCCGTTCAAGTTCGTCGTTCACGGGCTCTACTCCGGAGACACTGCCGCGACAGACGCCTACTGCTCGAACTTCGCCTCAGTCAGTGTGACATTTACCGACGCCGCGGGCGCTCCCGCCGTAAGTACGGACGCGAATCCGCTTTTCTCCGCCGCTTCGGTTACGGAGGCGGACGGGGCGGTGACGTACACCTTCACGCTGAGGCGCAAAGGTATGTTCTGCGGCTTCAACTCTTACTATGACGCGAGCGGCAACCTCGTTCTGCGCTTCCATAACCCGCTGAACACGTCGAACGGTCGCCTTGACGGCGCGGTCATATGCCTCGACGCGGGACACGGCGGTTACGACACCGGCGCGAGCGGCAACGGACTGAGCGAGGCCGAGGAAAACGTCAAGGTCGCTCTCGCGCTGCGCACGAAGCTTCAGGCGCTCGGCGCGACGGTATATATAACCCGTGCGGAACAGTTTTATTTCTCGGACGGAGTGCGTGTGAACAAAGACACCGAGCGCGTGCACCGTCTCGAGCTGATCTCTTCCTACGATCCCGATTTGCTCATAAGCGTACATCATAACTACTACGAAAACACCTCCGCCAACGGCACCGAGGCGCTGTATTTCTACGGCTTCAACCAGGCGCTGGCGCAGAAGGTGAGCGACGCGATGCACGACGTCAGCGGGATGAAAAACCGCGGCGGCAAGTATCATAACGTCTTCGTCTACCGCAATCACGACTTTATGTCGATACTGCTTGAGTGCGGATTCCTTTCAAACAGCGGCGACGCCGCGTGGCTCAAGGCGTCCGGCAACACCGACAAATTGGCGAACGCAGTAGCGAACGCAGTTGTCGAGTATTTCAGGTGATGATATGAAAAGCTCTGTCTTCAAAAAAGCACTATCTCTGATTATATCCCTGCTGCTGTGCGCCGGGTGCTTCACGCTGCCCGCCGCAGCGGAAGGGGAGGAGAACGGCTGGAGCATCGCGGAAACCGACTACGCAGGCGGAACGCTGACTGTCGAGACGTGGTCGCGTTCGGCGGGAGAAATGGCGCTTTCGCTTGACGGATCCGCCGTCGCCGGCGGCGCGGTAACACAGTCCGGCGGATACTACCGCCGCTCTTTTACCGTCGATACGACCGCCTTTGCGGACGGGGCAAAGACGCTTGCTTTCTCCGTCGGAGGCGTTCAGATTGCGGAGAAGGCAGTGCTTTTCGACAACACCGCGCCTTATATCAGAAGCTGGCAGGCGATCGACGCGCTCGGCCGCAAATACACCGCGTACGATATGGAGGTTTACCCCGACGACATCATCGTTCTGAGCGACGGACAGACCTTCGATATAACATTCAACCCGACCGACGACGGCTGCGGAGTCGCATCCGTTACCGCCGTGCTCGACGGGCGGAGCATTACGCCGCCTTACGAGGTCGAATACGACTTCATCACCGGCGGCTACCACAATATGAGTTACACGCTGACGGATAACGCCGGCAACAGCGCGACGAGCAGTCTGCGCTTTGAGGTGCGCAAGCCTGCGCCTTCATATTCGGATATCAGAGTAGCGGAAACAGACGGCGGCATGCGCATTTCCGCGAAGCTGACCGGTTCGTTCACGCGTTACAGCGCGAAGTTCTGTCTCGCAGAGATACTGAAAGCGTCGGCGAGTGAAAACGTGACGCACGGCGACATTTCAGCCGAAACGCCCGCGGGCGAACGTCCGGTCGGAGCCGAGCGCGACGGCGGCTTCCTGACCGAGACGGCGGCCGGAGGGGAACTGTATCAAACCTTCGCCATCGACGTTTCCGGCAAGACCGGCAAGGTCTGCGCCGATTATACCGGCGAGACCGCTGTCGGCAACAGGATAGAAATGAGCATTTACAACGGCGTTTCCGGAGAGTGGGAGCATTTCAAAACGAAAACGAGCTTCAACGGAGAAGTGAACTTCAACCTCGGTAAGAACGGCGTGAACATTGCGGATTACGCTTCCGAAGGCGTGCTGAAGCTTCGCTTCCGCGTTATTTCCGACAGCGCCGTGAAGTATCTGAAAACGACGTCGTTCGTGCCGAGCGTTCGCTTCAATTCTCAGATAGGCGAAACGCAGACGGGCCTGAAAAACAGCACCGCCGCGGTCGTTTACACCGGCAACATAACTTCGTCGCTCGGCTGGTATATTCTCGGCACCGCCGACCTTTACAACTCATATTCGCCCACGCGCTCGTTCAGCGTTTCCGTCGATAACTCATCGCTGCTTGAACAGTTCAACGCGGCGTTCGGAGGCGATACCGCTACCCGCGTTTCGCTGACGTGGCAGTCTGCGGGGGATATGAAAACACACGTGCAGCTCTTGCCGTACGGGAACATTTACCCCGACTTCAGCTCGAACGAAACAAAGAATTACACCGGCAGCACGACCTTCAGCGAAGAGACCGGCAAGTATATACACAAGCTGCGTATAAGCAGCCTGAAGCCCGGTACGAAATACTGGATGCGGTACGGCGACAAGAATCAGGGCGTCTGGTCGCACCCCTGTGTTTTTGAGACCGCGGCCGCGGACGATACCTTCGCCTTCGCGGCGGTCGCGCCCGGAGGCAGTGAAAGCGACGTGCGTTCCGCATGGAACGCGGCGTATTGGAGCGTTGCGCCGGCGTTCGTGATGACGACCGGTTCCGAAGCCGCGGGCGAAGCGGCGTGGAAGAGCTATTTCTCCGCGATGTCCTGCGTGTTCGAAAACGTTCGTACCGTACCGGCTGCCGGTCCGTCGGACAGCGGCGTCTGGTGGACGAAATACAATCTATCCGAGCAGTCCGGAGCCGGTCATGCAACCGGCGTCTACTATTCATTCGTTTATAAAAACGCGCTGTTCGTCGTGCTCAATTCAAACGACGTCGATGCGGAGGGTAAGCTGAATTCCAGGCAGCTCTCGTGGCTGACAAGAACGCTTGGTGCGGACGAATACGACTGGAAATTCATGCTGCTTAACGCGCCGCTCACCGGCGACGCGTCGGCTTCGCCGCTTGCCGCGCAGCTCTGCCCGATAGCGGAGCAGTACGGCGTAAACGCGGTGTTCAGCTCCGGCTCAGCCGCCGTTTCTTGTGAAACCGGGAGCGAGACGCTGACGCTCGACGGCGTCGGATACTTCACCGGCGCGGAACCGGCTTATATCAACCTCGCATCCGCTGCTCAGGGGATGGCGACGGTAAGCATATCCGGCAGCAAGCTGCGGCTGAATTACTGCGGAACGTCGCTCGATCTTTTCTCGGGCGCGTGCATTGAGCGCATCATCGCGCGCATAACCGCGCTTCCCGCGGTCGAGAATATAACGCTCGCGGATGCCGGCGAAATCGGCGCTGTCAGGGAGGAATACGACGCGCTCGCCCCTGAGCTTCGCGATCGTCTCGCCTCGCATCTCGCGACGCTTGAAGCCGCTGAAGCGGCAATCGCCGCTCTAATAGCAGCGATTCCGCCGGTGCTTACGGTAAACGGCAGTCTGCCGAAGAAAGCGCTTTTCGGAAGCGTTCTCACGCCTCCTTCCGCAACGGCGAACGACGAACCGGACGGGGCGATCGCCGTCACGGTCGGCGTTATCGATCCGGACGGCCTCGACGTCCTTGTCGGCGGCTCGGTGGCTTTCGATAAATACGGCGTCTACACCGTGCTTTACACTGCTGTTGACTCGGACGGAAACGAAACGAGCGTTTCTTACCCGATAACCGTGCGCGAATACACGCGCTTTGATATGAACAACGACGGAAACGTGACCGTCGGCGACGCGCTCATGGCCCTTCGCATAGCGGCGAATCTCGTTACCGCAGACACGCTGGATATTGCGGCGGGCGACGCGGACGGCGACGGCGAAATAACGGTCGCCGACGCGCTTCAGATACTCCGCGCGGCTATCGGCCTGAGCGACTGACAAAGGGAGATAAACGTAATGGAAATACTCAAACCGGAGAATTACGCTGAATTCGAGCAGTTCAACAGAAACCACCCGCGCGGACACTTTATGCAGTCCGCCGAATGGGCTGCGCTGAAAAACGACTGGAAGCGCGAGGTCGTCGTCACACGCAATGGCGACGGAAGCATACGCGGAGGGATATCCATCCTCGTGCGCAAGATACCCATGACGCCGTATACGCTTATGTACGCGCCGCGCGGTCCGATCTTCGACGAAGACGATTCCGCAGCATTCGCCGATATAGTCAACGGTGCGCGCAGCCTCGCGAAGCGGCATCGCAGCGTCTGCCTGCGTATGGACCCCGACATTCGCGCCGATTACGAGCCCTTCAAAAAGGCGCTCGAATCAATGAAGCTGAAGGTCAAGGGCGGCAAGAACTTCGAGACCACCCAGCCGCGCTTCGTCTACCGCATGGATATCAAAGGCAAGACGGAAGACGAGGTCATGGCGAACTTCACCTCAAAAACGCGCTATAACGTGCGCGTCGCCATCAAAAACGGAGTGGAAACGCGCGTTGTCAACGGCGATCCCGAAGCGATTGCGCAGTTCCACGCGCTGATGACGGTGACCGGCGAGCGCGACGGCTTCATCTGCCGCTCAAAGGAATACTTCGAGCGGCTGCTTAAGTCGCTCGGCGAAGACGCCCGCCTTTACGCCGCCTACTACAACGGCGAAATGATCGCCGGCACGCTCGCGATAAGATACGCTGACAAGGTCTGGTATCTCTACGGCGCCTCCTCCAACAAGGAACGCAACAGGATGCCGAACTACCTGCTGCAGTGGGATATGATCCGCTGGGCGATCGAGAGCGGCGTTTCCGTCTACGATTTCCGAGGCGTCTCTGGCGATATGGACGAGAGCAACCCGCTTTACGGACTTTACAGATTCAAGCGTGGCTTCAACGGCGAGCTGGTCGAGTTTGTAGGCGAGATCGACGCGGTGTTCAAGCGCTTCGGATACACCTTTACCGAGTTCGGTACGCGCACATTCAAGCATATGCGCAAGCGCCGCTTCCTCGCGAAGACGAAGGATAAGCGCCACCACGTGCCCGCGCCGCAGCATAAAGAAGCAAAGA
This is a stretch of genomic DNA from Clostridia bacterium. It encodes these proteins:
- a CDS encoding N-acetylmuramoyl-L-alanine amidase, with translation MKKLVSFVLIFAFAAALIPAATVSAYHNFVETARVDPTCTEDGYVDYVCAGGFVVEDPLMILGDIVLTAEDLYAYSEPQIPNMRLTCTIEELINYYLTIGAKYHLRGDLAYLQAIKETGWFKFNRPQSYLAPDGEGGWVRVYEPRPEGLYAVPTDNNFCGLGITGKLGDEASLCRFATAELGVTAHIQHIYAYATADALPEGEVIVDPRFYYMEHGSKPSWKELGTNDWTSDPDYGGSIVTAYTKALTKTAHGEDCGETKHEILPALGHDWGEWTVTVPAGEETPGSKERVCATCGGKETVEIPPTTQHIWTEWRMTVPATYTAAGEETRVCLHCMKRETRAVAALPQVRYGDIDCDGKITVNDALAVLRRAAGLTEVFGAQFVLSDVDRDCRVTVSDALTVLREAAKLDIVPQIGYPTGRAATLINVRNETFKPVPNDSDTSYPQFFWLPKGTTDYITGESICASDNSLSYFTLRGGHRVYQKDSQVKNGVSILTNELLAAELKSDGRFTYFTVGATQKTPFKFVVHGLYSGDTAATDAYCSNFASVSVTFTDAAGAPAVSTDANPLFSAASVTEADGAVTYTFTLRRKGMFCGFNSYYDASGNLVLRFHNPLNTSNGRLDGAVICLDAGHGGYDTGASGNGLSEAEENVKVALALRTKLQALGATVYITRAEQFYFSDGVRVNKDTERVHRLELISSYDPDLLISVHHNYYENTSANGTEALYFYGFNQALAQKVSDAMHDVSGMKNRGGKYHNVFVYRNHDFMSILLECGFLSNSGDAAWLKASGNTDKLANAVANAVVEYFR
- a CDS encoding fibronectin type III domain-containing protein translates to MKSSVFKKALSLIISLLLCAGCFTLPAAAEGEENGWSIAETDYAGGTLTVETWSRSAGEMALSLDGSAVAGGAVTQSGGYYRRSFTVDTTAFADGAKTLAFSVGGVQIAEKAVLFDNTAPYIRSWQAIDALGRKYTAYDMEVYPDDIIVLSDGQTFDITFNPTDDGCGVASVTAVLDGRSITPPYEVEYDFITGGYHNMSYTLTDNAGNSATSSLRFEVRKPAPSYSDIRVAETDGGMRISAKLTGSFTRYSAKFCLAEILKASASENVTHGDISAETPAGERPVGAERDGGFLTETAAGGELYQTFAIDVSGKTGKVCADYTGETAVGNRIEMSIYNGVSGEWEHFKTKTSFNGEVNFNLGKNGVNIADYASEGVLKLRFRVISDSAVKYLKTTSFVPSVRFNSQIGETQTGLKNSTAAVVYTGNITSSLGWYILGTADLYNSYSPTRSFSVSVDNSSLLEQFNAAFGGDTATRVSLTWQSAGDMKTHVQLLPYGNIYPDFSSNETKNYTGSTTFSEETGKYIHKLRISSLKPGTKYWMRYGDKNQGVWSHPCVFETAAADDTFAFAAVAPGGSESDVRSAWNAAYWSVAPAFVMTTGSEAAGEAAWKSYFSAMSCVFENVRTVPAAGPSDSGVWWTKYNLSEQSGAGHATGVYYSFVYKNALFVVLNSNDVDAEGKLNSRQLSWLTRTLGADEYDWKFMLLNAPLTGDASASPLAAQLCPIAEQYGVNAVFSSGSAAVSCETGSETLTLDGVGYFTGAEPAYINLASAAQGMATVSISGSKLRLNYCGTSLDLFSGACIERIIARITALPAVENITLADAGEIGAVREEYDALAPELRDRLASHLATLEAAEAAIAALIAAIPPVLTVNGSLPKKALFGSVLTPPSATANDEPDGAIAVTVGVIDPDGLDVLVGGSVAFDKYGVYTVLYTAVDSDGNETSVSYPITVREYTRFDMNNDGNVTVGDALMALRIAANLVTADTLDIAAGDADGDGEITVADALQILRAAIGLSD
- a CDS encoding peptidoglycan bridge formation glycyltransferase FemA/FemB family protein — protein: MEILKPENYAEFEQFNRNHPRGHFMQSAEWAALKNDWKREVVVTRNGDGSIRGGISILVRKIPMTPYTLMYAPRGPIFDEDDSAAFADIVNGARSLAKRHRSVCLRMDPDIRADYEPFKKALESMKLKVKGGKNFETTQPRFVYRMDIKGKTEDEVMANFTSKTRYNVRVAIKNGVETRVVNGDPEAIAQFHALMTVTGERDGFICRSKEYFERLLKSLGEDARLYAAYYNGEMIAGTLAIRYADKVWYLYGASSNKERNRMPNYLLQWDMIRWAIESGVSVYDFRGVSGDMDESNPLYGLYRFKRGFNGELVEFVGEIDAVFKRFGYTFTEFGTRTFKHMRKRRFLAKTKDKRHHVPAPQHKEAKTDGEAEKAE